The Populus nigra chromosome 19, ddPopNigr1.1, whole genome shotgun sequence genome includes a window with the following:
- the LOC133679559 gene encoding uncharacterized protein LOC133679559 isoform X1 produces MSNPKTVDSSLWFDSFTNILTDLENASLSSDLPPHLAKKLKENHVWFVETVSLFKKPNANSREALNSEIIKIGSHEVTVKPELKVKALHISSYLCLDEVQSYILVERSLECDDLALDSMVEDCLHVFFFPIILKVLLQYYIERQCLLKCSRRILMHALYVGICSKEENVARDEAAKLISDGLEHKLISILQDLLSSSHPEQMDVDLFTLWAEETLIEDNLVLDILFLLYYESLCTCNGEKWKKLCLLYKGILSGSYNFGKLAISAEALKSSYHASTQLLLILIETLDLENLLQLVHDGVPFRQGPSVFSVTDIQQMDVLISSFVTLGTREAGPLILAWAVCLCLISSLPGSEENSVLMEIDHVGYVRQAFEGASLSIFVDILESDLLKESDGPVAGYRSVLRTFISAFIASYEINLQLEDSTLSLILDILCKIYRGEESLCIQFWDKESFIDGPIRCLLCNLEGVFPFRTAEFVRLLSALCEGSWPAECVYNFLDKYVGISSLFEITSESLVDSASQAVETQLPLHVPGADSLIIPSKTRGHVLKVIDGNTALVRWEYAQSGVLVLLLRLVNELYLESNKEVFLTFDLLSRLVSFNTAITFTMMEIGNTFYLQAAGVNEQMEKNFWVVDVICAVIKKSSSNSGNAAVMSMGVSILASMLTCAPSHIAAVVLKANIFDATWKTSAFEVGCDGPSSGSWLLSGKLVKMLLLDSEQNDYDKPLTISVLDFTMRLVEARLENDLVLALVVFSLQYILVNHEYWKYKVKHVRWKVTLKVLEVMKACITSVSFSEKLALVIRDMLLNDSSIHNALFHLACTTKQTLENLYVSRLVELEEIEGCQLAISSALDIIYMMLSKFCKDISPNLPVFHLSVLSSTMKPIPVVAAAVSLISYSRSPAVQVGAAKVLSMLFTTADYMQPYLSGNVCFGLDDKQIADMRHFVKSTLVKQLEWNEDLFVATVNLLTYAARYQPAYLLAIFSLKEDTEVQLSNGGGTKQAINELSNGSLCYKKSILLDWLMQYVERSNEFIDSNPRVLFTVLDFFKALWQGAVHYISILECLKSSGKFWKQLSNCISSDARSITSPFENVAETQSQSLALKYQCQSAILEMMAHDMFLKKKLVHAESVLKEVSELERNNKASSTEKSKSVNDCELKDILSSWWKRPIFGNLINLYASREYDNEISNRAKVAASLFIVHAMGKLVIGNAGSLSVSLVEKIQITFKHLSSQLAFSELLAQYSQQGYSAGKELKGLILNDLYHHLQGELEGRKIGPGPFKELCQYLVESNCLLSYQYKYGGDHYGNTKDIHLYDLLRIRSDLGLNMWDYTDWKDSKAIAQTMLECFQDANSMVLLASSKLSALKALLTALTMWEDNSPENKGTTEGKIPDQLCFSCIDNICKSFRTTVESLAPVLDASEEILDFLAALAELILHLMKSAQSNLSLSVCILVLKTSGSGLKLLGDFRSSAIGVKKTMKLLLMLLLFTLEISNTSDKESEDFAEVSNGCLGLLPTLCNCITATEHCSLSLATIDLVLTSFLTPNTWFPIIQKHLQLPHVILKVHDKSSFSSVPITLKFLLTLARVRGGAEMLLSAGFFSSLRALFADSSDVGPSTVMTNDSGFLKSSDKIEKPQSIWGLGLAVIVAMVQSLGDSSSYTDILDNVIPYVFSEKADLISYYLSAPDFPSDSHDKKRPRAKKTETSLSALKETEHTLMLMCALARHWRSWVKVMKEMDSELREKSIHLLAFISRGTHRFGESSSRTAPLLCAPILKEELECCKKPSFLNSRNGWFALSPLCCVSKPKSSAFSANSSAFVVKGQSTEITNPVSPTYFSDLVALEIYRIAFLLLKYLSMEAEGAAKRSEEMGFVDLAKIPELPMPELLHGLQDQAVAIVSELCGSNKSKHMNPEIKSVCLLLLQIMEMALYLELCVLQICGIRPVLGRVEDFSKEVKLLLKAMEGHTFIKASVTSLKHIISLVYPGLLQTEGFL; encoded by the exons ATGTCAAACCCTAAAACCGTCGATTCCTCGCTTTGGTTTGATTCTTTCACTAACATCCTCACGGACCTCGAAAACGCCTCTCTCTCCTCTGACCTCCCTCCTCACCTC GCGAAGAAGTTGAAGGAGAATCACGTATGGTTTGTGGAGACTGTTTCTCTATTTAAGAAACCGAATGCGAATTCACGAGAGGCTTTGAATTCGGAGATAATCAAGATTGGATCTCATGAAGTTACTGTCAAGCCTGAATTGAAAGTTAAAGCTTTGCACATTAGCTCTTATCTG TGTTTAGATGAGGTGCAGTCGTATATTCTTGTTGAGAGGTCTCTTGAATGTGATGATTTAGCGCTTGATTCTATGGTTGAAGACTGTCTTCATGTG tttttctttcctATTATTTTGAAGGTATTGCTCCAGTACTACATTGAGCGGCAATGCTTGCTGAAGTGTTCCAGGCGAATTCTTATGCATGCTT TGTATGTTGGAATTTGCTCCAAAGAAGAAAATGTTGCAAGGGACGAAGCAGCAAAGTTGATTTCAGATGGGTTGGAACATAAATTAATCTCTATCTTGCAGGACCTTTTATCTTCCAGTCATCCTGAGCAAATg GATGTTGATCTTTTCACTTTGTGGGCTGAGGAGACACTGATTGAAGACAATTTGGTTTTGGACATTCTTTTCCTGCTTTATTACGAGTCACTTTGTACTTGTAATGGTGAAAAATGGAAAAAGTTGTGCTTGCTTTACAAG GGGATCTTATCTGGTTCGTATAACTTTGGAAAGCTGGCAATCTCAGCTGAAGCACTAAAGTCTTCTTATCATGCCAGCACCCAGCTCCTACTTATTCTTATAGAAACCCTGGACCTTGAAAATCTTCTTCAACTGGTGCATGATGGAGTACCTTTCAG ACAGGGTCCTTCTGTGTTTTCTGTGACGGATATCCAACAGATGGATGTGTTAATATCTAGTTTTGTTACACTTGGAACGAGAGAAGCCGGCCCACTAATTCTTGCATGGGCAGTATGTCTCTGTCTAATTTCATCACTTCCTGGAAGTGAGGAAAATAGTGTACTAATG GAAATTGATCATGTTGGCTATGTTCGTCAAGCCTTTGAAGGTGCATCGCTGAGTATTTTTGTTGACATTCTTGAAAGTGATTTGTTGAAGGAATCAGAT ggACCTGTTGCTGGTTATCGAAGTGTCTTGAGAACCTTTATTTCTGCATTCATTGCATCTTATGAGATTAATCTTCAG TTAGAGGACAGCACCCTCAGTCTTATACTGGATATCCTTTGTAAAATATATCGGGGAGAG GAGTCACTTTGTATTCAGTTTTGGGACAAGGAAAGTTTTATTGATGGTCCTATTCGGTGTCTTCTTTGCAACTTGGAAGGTGTATTTCCCTTCAGGACTGCAGAATTTGTTCGTCTTCTATCAGCCCTTTGTGAAGGAAGTTGGCCAGCAGAATGTGT GTATAACTTTCTTGATAAATATGTTGGTATATCTTCCTTGTTTGAAATTACTAGCGAGTCCCTGGTTGACAGTGCCTCTCAGGCAGTTGAAACTCAACTGCCACTGCATGTTCCTGGGGCAGACAGCTTAATCATTCCTAGTAAAACTCGTGGACATGTTTTAAAAGTTATTGATGGGAATACTGCTCTTGTACGTTGGGAG TATGCACAATCAGGGGTGCTTGTCTTGCTCCTGCGCTTGGTCAATGAGCTTTATCTGGAGAGCAACAAGGAAGTTTTTCTTACTTTTGACCTACTGAGCCGACTAGTTTCTTTTAACACG GCCATAACTTTTACAATGATGGAAATCGGCAACACATTTTATCTTCAAGCTGCAGGAGTGAATGAGCAGATGGAAAAGAACTTTTG GGTAGTTGATGTCATTTGTGCTGTGATAAAAAAATCGTCTTCTAATTCTGGCAATGCTGCAGTAATGTCCATGGGTGTCAGTATTTTAGCAAGCATGTTGACATG TGCTCCATCTCATATTGCTGCTGTTGTCCTGAAAGCAAATATATTTGATGCAACTTGGAAGACAAGTGCCTTTGAAGTTGGCTGTGATGGCCCATCAAG TGGATCGTGGTTGCTTTCTGGAAAACTGGTAAAAATGCTATTACTAGACTCTGAGCAAAATGATTATGACAAACCATTAACTATATCAG TGCTGGATTTTACCATGCGGCTAGTGGAGGCAAGATTAGAGAATGATCTGGTTCTGGCCTTGGTCGTTTTCTCTCTGCAGTATATTCTCGTTAATCATGAGTACTGGAAATACAAGGTGAAGCATGTTAGATGGAAAGTAACACTGAAG GTATTGGAAGTGATGAAAGCATGCATCACATCAGTCTCATTCTCTGAAAAATTGGCCCTGGTAATCCGTGATATGTTACTCAATGATTCTTCCATCCACAATGCACTCTTTCATCTTGCTTGCACAACCAAGCAAACCTTAGAG AATCTTTATGTCAGCCGTCTCGTTGAACTGGAGGAGATTGAAGGGTGTCAGCTTGCTATTAGCTCTGCTTTggatattatatatatgatgCTTTCCAAATTTTGTAAG GATATCTCGCCGAATCTTCCGGTCTTTCACCTATCAGTGCTGTCATCTACTATGAAACCAATCCCTGTTGTTGCGGCTGCTGTATCTTTGATATCATATTCTCGGTCTCCT GCAGTACAGGTTGGTGCTGCTAAGGTGTTATCTATGTTGTTTACAACAGCAGATTATATGCAACCATATTTGTCTGGCAATGTATGCTTTGGTTTGGATGATAAGCAG ATCGCAGATATGAGGCATTTTGTTAAAAGCACATTAGTTAAGCAGTTGGAATGGAATGAAGATTTATTTGTTGCTACAGTCAATCTGCTTACTTATGCAGCTCGTTATCAG CCTGCTTATCTTCTTGCTATTTTTTCCCTAAAAGAGGATACAGAGGTCCAGTTGAGTAATGGTGGTGGCACAAAGCAGGCTATAAATGAACTTTCAAATGGTTCACTGTGCTACAAGAAATCAATTCTGTTAGATTGGCTTATGCAATATGTTGAAAGATCAAACGAATTTATTGACAG CAATCCCCGCGTACTGTTCACTGTTCTTGATTTCTTCAAGGCACTATGGCAAGGGGCTGTTCATTATATATCTATATTGGAGTGCCTGAAGAGCTCTGGAAAGTTCTGGAAACAATTGTCCAATTGTATCTCATCAGATGCTCGCTCGATAACATCACCTTTTGAGAATGTCGCCGAAACTCAGTCTCAAAGCTTGGCATTAAAATATCAATGTCAATCTGCTATATTGGAAATGATGGCACATGACATGTTCCTGAAGAAGAAGTTAGTACATGCTGAGTCTGTCTTAAAAGAAGTGTCTGAATTGGAGAGAAATAATAAGGCATCAAGcacagaaaaatcaaaatcagtaAATGATTGTGAGTTGAAAGATATCTTGTCAAGCTGGTGGAAGAGACCGATTTTTGGCAATCTGATCAATTTATATGCTTCTCGTGAATATGACAATGAAATATCTAATCGTGCAAAG GTCGCTGCCAGTTTGTTCATTGTCCATGCAATGGGGAAATTAGTGATTGGTAATGCAGGAAGTTTATCAGTATCATTGGTTGAGAAGATCCAGATCACTTTTAAACAT TTGAGTTCTCAGCTTGCCTTTTCTGAATTGTTGGCACAATACTCTCAGCAGGGTTACAG TGCAGGGAAGGAACTAAAAGGTCTGATCCTCAACGATCTCTATCATCATCTACAAGGAGAGCTAGAAGGTCGTAAAATTGGTCCTGGACCGTTTAAGGAACTCTGTCAGTATCTGGTAGAATCAAACTGTTTGCTAAGCTATCAATACAAGTACGGTGGCGATCATTATGGAAACACCAAAGACATTCACTTGTATGACCTTTTGCGCATACGATCAGATTTGGGATTAAATATGTGGGATTATACAGATTGGAAAGATTCAAAAGCAATTGCACAAACTATGCTGGAGTGCTTCCAGGATGCAAATTCAATGGTTTTACTAGCTTCTTCAAAGCTTTCTGCACTGAAAGCATTGCTAACTGCCCTGACTATGTGGGAAGATAAT TCACCAGAGAATAAGGGCACTACTGAGGGGAAGATTCCTGACCAACTCTGCTTTTCATGCATCGACAACATATGCAAATCTTTTCGCACCACAGTGGAATCGCTAGCTCCAGTTCTGGATGCCTCTGAAGAGATTCTTGATTTCCTTGCTGCACTAGCAGAATTAATTCTACATCTCATGAAATCTGCGCAGAGCAACCTATCTTTATCCGTTTGTATACTTGTCTTGAAAACATCAGGTTCTGGCCTCAAATTGCTGGGTGATTTCAGGTCATCTGCTATTGgggttaaaaaaacaatgaagctTCTGCTCATGCTGCTTCTTTTCACTTTGGAGATTAGTAATACTTCAGATAAGGAATCTGAAGACTTTGCTGAGGTTTCAAATGGTTGTCTGGGGCTTTTGCCTACCCTGTGCAATTGCATCACAGCTACTGAGCATTGTTCCCTCTCCTTGGCTACCATTGACTTAGTACTCACAAGTTTTTTGACACCTAACACTTGGTTCCCCATCATACAGAAACATCTCCAGTTACCTCATGTCATTCTGAAAGTTCATGATAAAAGTTCTTTCTCATCTGTTCCAATTACATTGAAGTTCCTTCTGACTCTGGCACGTGTGAGAGGAGGTGCTGAAATGCTCCTTAGTGCtggtttcttctcttctcttagaGCTTTGTTTGCAGACTCATCAGATGTTGGGCCTTCCACAGTTATGACCAATGATAGTGGCTTCCTAAAGTCTTCTGACAAAATAGAAAAGCCTCAATCTATTTGGGGCCTTGGCTTGGCAGTGATCGTTGCTATGGTTCAATCTTTAGGAGACAGTTCTTCTTACACCGATATTCTGGACAACGTGATACCTTATGTTTTTTCAGAGAAAGCTGATCTGATTTCTTATTATCTCAGTGCACCTGACTTTCCATCTGATAGTCATGACAAGAAAAGACCACGGGCGAAAAAGACAGAGACTTCTCTGAGTGCTCTTAAAGAAACAGAACATACTCTCATGTTGATGTGTGCACTAGCTAGACATTGGAGGTCATGGGTTAAGGTCATGAAAGAAATGGATTCAGAGCTGCGGGAGAAAAGTATTCATTTATTAGCCTTTATTAGCCGAGGAACTCATCGCTTTGGAGAATCTTCCAGCAGAACTGCCCCCCTCTTATGCGCTCCTATCCTCAAAGAGGAGTTAGAGTGCTGCAAGAAACCATCATTTCTAAACAGCAGGAATGGATGGTTTGCTCTTTCACCTCTCTGTTGTGTGTCAAAGCCCAAGTCTTCTGCTTTCTCAGCCAACAGTAGTGCATTTGTAGTCAAGGGACAGTCAACTGAAATTACCAATCCAGTTTCTCCAACATATTTTTCAGACTTGGTTGCCCTGGAGATCTACAGGATTGCTTTTCTTCTCTTGAAATATCTCTCTATGGAAGCAGAAGGTGCTGCTAAAAGGTCCGAGGAAATGGGATTTGTTGATCTTGCTAAGATTCCTGAGCTGCCGATGCCAGAGCTGTTGCATGGCTTGCAG GATCAAGCAGTTGCTATTGTTTCTGAACTGTGTGGTTCAAACAAATCAAAGCACATGAATCCTGAAATCAAATCAGTCTGTCTCTTACTACTACAAATAATGGAGATGGCCCTGTACTTGGAGCTCTGCGTTTTACAGATTTGTGGCATAAGACCTGTATTAGGGCGCGTGGAGGATTTTTCAAAGGAAGTGAAATTGTTATTAAAAG cCATGGAAGGGCATACGTTCATAAAAGCATCAGTGACATCCTTGAAACACATAATATCTCTTGTCTATCCTGGATTGTTACAGACCGAAGGTTTCCTGTGA